DNA sequence from the Glycine soja cultivar W05 chromosome 18, ASM419377v2, whole genome shotgun sequence genome:
AGGACCCGAATTGGGTtgattttaaccttttttttaactcaatctaattaaatttaagtggattgggtttacattttttatattttgcaaTCTTCAACTTAACTTTTGATTAGCTCaggttaagtaaaaaaaaatgttatctctttcactattgaaaaaaaaaacagcttaAACTCAAACAATAAGGGgtgctttcaaattttattttacaactaCTATTTGAAATGAGATCCAAGAAAGGAAGTAAAATACAATCTTGCTAAAACATTGAAAATCACTTGTAATGGTAGAACTTAAAACATCTAACTAGTTTAACAACTTAATATtcataaaacaatattatttttttatatgtttattgtATATTGAGGTTGGGTTTGATCAGATTCATAACTTCAAACTCATCTTTTAACTCAATTTTAATcagatttattaaaataaattcaatcaatgatccaatttaattcaaaaatataattgagtTGAATTAAATTTTGTGAGTTTGGGGGTTGAGTGGAACATATTTCTTACCCTAAATGTTATAATAAGATAGGTAGAACTTACAAGTCAGTGAAAACATTTTTGAACAAtacatgttgaaaataaaaatcaaataaaataatgattttaaagtataaatttaaaaaaccgTAAAAAGTCTAGCATGATTTCTCCATGTTAGGGTCGGAAAACATTACAAAAACTCAATGAAGAATAATAATCTTTTTTACCATACATGTATATTCgtgtcgtttttttttttaaactaatgctttataataataaaaaaatcagaaagTAAGACTAATGCTTCATAACTAAAAAAAGCAATACTACACCGAATCAAATTGAACCGACCATGTTTCTACGTCAAACCAAAGTGATTAATTTAATGGGTCTAATGGGTATGACTAGTTTGGTCGAGTAAGTGGTATCAGGTGGAGCAATTAAAGCCCCTTAATCTCTTTGGTCCCACTGAAAAGCAATTGTGGCATTCAAAGTTCCAAAAAGCAATAGAAGAATACATTTTTTGGAGGAGGTGCAAGTGCAAAAGTCATTAAATCCAATGCCAGTTATAGGATCTAGGGTGTTGGGTCAACGCTAAAGAATGGCATGTCCCACGGTGGATATTAGTATTACCCATTGAACAAACCCAAACATGGTCTTAGGATTTAGGAGCACCAAAAGGTTCGGCCTCAAATTGACCCCAAGTGCAGAAACGTCATTTCACGTGTCCCCCCCTCTGATCATGGCCATGGGCCTGgcccaaagaaaaagagaggcgTTTTCCCCTCCCCTGCGCACAAGGGCGCACGTTAGCTGTCCCCTCTCACAATTatggtctctctctctctcaatggCCTCGTTCATTTCAGAGAAAAAAGCATGATGCATGCATTTATTAAAGAGGCAATGTTAGCTTTTGTTTAAGGGCTATGGGGGAATGGTGTGATAAGAGTGCCTTAAATGGTTCAGCTCTTTATAGCTAGCCAGCCACACTCATTCATTTCATCCCATTTAAAACCAACAAAACGACGTTGCGCTTGCATCTCCAATCTCCGATCAGCTTCTCCCGTGTTTCCATCTCAATCTGAATCAAAGCCGTTGCTCGATCATGTGTTGTTGTGAATTTGTTTGATCGAGTGAGAAGATGAATCCTCTGTGCTGCATTGCTCCGGTTTCTATCGATCGGGACCGGGCGAACCCTGTGGTGGCCAAATCGCCGAGTCAGTGTCAGCTAGGGCTCGATGCGTCCATCAGGACCGTCAACTACGCCTCCAAATCGAGCTTCTCCACTCAGGATTCCTCCGTCGGCGCCGATTCCGTCAAGGCCACCGCCGCCGCGGATCTCGAAGAGGAGGAGGAGCCGCGCGATTCCAGGGCCTTCGCCGGAGGGAACGGTGGCGGAGTGGCCGGGAGTGTGGCCGGGATCCTGTACAAGTGGGTGAATTACGGGAAGGGGTGGAGGTCGAGGTGGTTCGTGCTAGAAGATGGCGTGCTTTCGTATTACAAGATTCACGGACCGGACAAGATCTTAATGAGTCCGGCGAGGGATAGGAGCGTCAGGGTGATCGGAGAAGAGTCATCGAAGTTCGTGAAGAAGGCGAATTGGAATCTGAATCTGAATCGAGCATCGTCTGGAGGAGGAGTAGGAGGAGGTAATAACAGTAACAACGGGAAGCAATGCAAACCGTTCGGTGAGATACATTTGAAGGTTTGTTCttatgatattatttattacatataaGATGctgaaaaagttatatatatatatatatatatatatatatatatatatatatatatatatatatcttttgcaACACTTAGTTATCTTACTTACCATAAGCGTAACTAAGCTCCATCATGGATGGATAcacacttttttgttttttttttctggtccCAATCACTTGCACTAAAATATTGAAATGCCTTTTTGTACTTTATGATTTTCCTGCTGTTTTGTTTATCTGTATCATGAAaccgttttaatttttattttattgttttttcttgtttaaaattgtattttaacgGGTTCTTTTGTTCGGACTTTATCAGAGTTTAAATCACCGCTTTAGTTATGTGTGTGTATGTTAGAAGTGAAGTTTTATTAGTTCTCCATGCTATTTGGTAAATTTTTCTAGAAAAGTTGCGAGAAGAGGGAGTGGGTAAAGGGTCATCCGTTATCAGGTCAGAGGACTAGGACATTGATTGTTCCTATGTCAATTAATGCAGGGTGTTGAATGAAACGTCTGTAAGACTGTAACTGACGCTTACACGTTTTTGCATTTACATGCAAGCATGCACCCACTCTGAAATGTGTTTAAAATATGTGTTCTTTATGTTCTTTATGGGTGTTTAATCGTCTGTATCATTTCTTTTTACCACAATCGAGCAGTGAtgtatttgaaatatttattaaacaatCCTTATTTATTTGCCCATATAACTTGATGTGTTTGAGTTAAATTGAGTAATTGACTCTTGGTTAAATTATATCTGGGTCTTACGTATCTGAAATATTGGGTTCAATGTCTTTCACTACCTGCTGCTGAAATTGGCATCTGCAGAAGTAGTATTACTGGGTTCTGATTGTATCCTTTCACTTTTATCATTGACAAACAAAAATGATCcaatggttttattttattttatttttaaattttaatacataTACCAGCTTTCCTTGCTTGTCTGTTCCAGTGAGTGCTAAATCTAAATATGTCTTGTTCACAGGTTTCTTCTGTTCGTTCCAGCAAGTCTGATGATAAGCGGCTTTCCATTTTTACTGGGACAAAAACTCTTCACTTGAGGTGTGTGTCTAGAGAAGACAGAGCCATGTGGATTGAGGCCTTGCAGTCTGTAAAAGATCTTTTTCCTAGAGCTCTAACAAGTAGCGATCTTGCAACTTCTGAAGATATCGTAGTTTCGACAGAGAAGCTGCGATTACGATTGTCTCAGGAAGGCATAAGTGAAACAATCATTAATGACTGTGAGTCTATTATGCTTTCCGATGTCTCTTATCTTCAAAGCAAGTTGAAGTTTCTTCAGCAGAAACATGTTATGTTGCTGGACACCTTAAAACAACTGGAGGTATCAATTTTTCCTTTTGAACACATCCTCTTCTAATTGATAAGCTGAAGTTTTATTATAGATGGTTGTAACAAAATAATGGTTTTATTGCCTGGCCATGGAAGCAGTTTAAAAGTTTTCCTCTCTCCTCTTGTCTGGCTTAAGATTTTAAATATGATTGTTGGAATTAGTACCTAATGATGGAAGGATGTTACATTTACATGGCTTTCAGTTCTAAATTAGCTTTCTAGTGTTTTAGGTAATTCAAAATGTGCAGAAAGATATATAGATGAATATTGAcattttattccatgtaaaGCACATTGCAGGATTaggatatatatattgtttgaacCTCCCTCAGTAGTTTAAAGTAATGTTTCTGTTTAcaccaaaaaaaagtaatatctcTGTCACTGATGTGGTCATCCATCACATGGATTACTTAGATTTTGCTTGCCCCTAGGGTCAATCACTGTATTCCCTACTTACTATGAAAAAAAGCACAATCaatgtattaatttatatagtAATGCAAACTGGAAGACTTGTTTTCCTCTAACAATATCTCACTTCAACTTGTTGTCATTATTAAATGAGTGCATAGTGTTGGTGTTCTGGAGTTGGTCATGGAATTTATTCAATTCACATCCCATTTGCTACTATATATGCTCTCAGTGCCATATTAAATGATGAAATTCTTATTAGTCtagtttgatttttcttgtaAAAACAATTCATGCAGACAGAGAAAATAGAGTTGGAAACTACTGTAGTGGATGAAACAAAGGAACGTGAATCATACTGTGGACAAGGAAATAGAAGGTTTAGTGGTGAGTATTAATTGTCCATTGTCATGTCTTTTGCCTTGAATTACCATTAAAATCTGTACCTGCAAAGGAAGTCAATATGAATTCCGTTTTAGATTGTTGTGTTTAATCTgatgattatatattttaattcaaagatCTTTCAATGGTAATGCCATTCTTAGATTGAATAACTACCTATCATCTAAAGCATTCATtttcaacattatttatttgtgGTGATTGTATCTCGTATGAATGAAGCATTAGGAAGTTGATGATGTATTTGTATCCTGTTTTATAAACTGGTTGTTTTGATTATGAAGTTTGCATGTTAGTGGCAGTCCACTTACTCCTTGATCCTTTCATGTCTCAGATTTCTATTCCGTCATGTCAGAGGGCAGTGTTACTGATTCAGTGGCGGATAATGAAAGTCAAGATGGAGCAGATGGTGAAACAGATGATGAGGATAGAACATACTTTGACACAAATGAGTTTTTGTATTCCGATGCCCTAAGAAGTGCTTCCTATCGAAGTAGGGAAGGTATGGGCAATGCCAGTATATCCGATAGAGATTATATTTGTTATGATGGTGTGCATGGGTTTGAGAAGGAGATCAAAGATGTAAGTTATCCATATGTCAAAAGAAGGGATAACCTACCAGagccaaaagaaaaagagaagccTGTTGGTTTGTGGTCAATTATTAAAGACAATATTGGGAAGGATCTTTCTGGAGTTTGTCTCCCTGTCTATTTTAACGAACCACTGTCTTCATTGCAAAAGTGTTTTGAAGACCTAGAGTATTCATACCTGGTTGATAGAGCATTGGAGTGGGGAAAGCAGGTCAGGTCCTCAGCTGTGCTTTCTTTTGTCACAAAGCAGTTTTAAAAGCATGATCTCCTAAGTTCATTTTATCAAGGTAGATAATATGCTTGGTTAAATTTAAGGAAATTGCTGCTTATAAAGATTTCAACATTTCAATAGCTTGATAGTCTGCACTTGATCGACATGTTCTAAACTAGTATAGTCGGAGTTCATCCTGTCTAGTAATTAGGCCTATCAAATCTGTCCTCACTTCTGTTTTAAAgttagtctctctctctctcaatttgCTTTCTAGTACCATTGCCAGATTTGCCATTTCTACAGATGCTATCATAGAAGAAAGATATGAATTTGCCTCACATTTACCATTATATGGCTGCTGCCTGGCTATTCCTCTTCTTGACTTGTGCCTCAGACTGAAAACACTTTTTTGTTCTGTATTTCTTGTTAGTTTTGAATGCCCATAAAAACTCGAGTTTTTATAGGATAAATATGTTGGTCAATATAGATTCAAAATTGTTCTCAGCTGCTATGTAGCCAAAACATAGGGATTAATGAGTTGGTTTAGAATTTTCTTGGGTAAATTAAGGGTATAACTTTGTTAATTATGGGTTATGGTGGATAGGATAGGTAATGGCAGGAGTGGTCTGTGAGCTAGCTACTTGGCTGTGATCAGTGCCTTCCAAATTACGATTTTTGGCTTGATGGGGTTTATGAATAAAATGAAGCTCAATTAATGATATAATAAGGTATTTTGAATATGACAACTAGGCCTGTGATCATAAGtcataaataaacaataatgcttGGACAATTGGATCTTTAAATTTCACAATGCCAATACATCCTGCTTCACGCTTGTGTTAAAGTTACTTAATAGTGGGTGTCTTTCTACTTTGAAGTAGCTCAAGCATGTGGAATAGGCTTATAAGAAGCAAAATATAGTTTTGTTGCATTGTGTTGGGTAATCAATTCCCCCAGGAGAGGCATTGGTAGGAAAAATTATCAAACACATAACACATTAACCATATCCATATATAATGTAGGCTTATAAACTGCTACTGGACCTAAAAGAACTTAAATGATGAAACTAAACATTTTTTGCTATTAGATACATATTGCTTGAACTAGGAACTCAGAGCTAACTTGACATTAAAACTTGCTCTATGCTGATATTGGAGGCTTGAGTAGATTGTTTCTGCATAGTTTCTGATACTGCTTTCTACAAGACTCTGGTTCCATATAAACAAAGTATGCTTTGCTAGTGCGTGTACAATGTTAATGTGAAATGTAGTATCATCCAGCTATCCAAGTTTACTGTTGTAGAACAAAgttgagaaatgaaaaaaaaacattattcagcTTCATACTTTAAGTGCATGCTTTATATGTTTCTAGTTTATTGAATTAGCATTGtttgaaaattatgttttgcaTTGTGCAGGGGAATGATTTGATGAGAATTCTAAACATTGCAGCTTTTGCTGTGTCTAGCTATGCGTCAACTGAAGGTCGACAATGTAAACCTTTTAATCCTTTACTCGGGGAGACCTACGAAGCTGACTATCCAGATAAAGGACTTAAGTTTTTTTCTGAAAAGGTAACTGGGTTTTTCCTTTAACTTTTCAATCAAGGTTAATGGGAATGAGTCAAAATTTACAGGCAAATGCAGCaacaataaactaaaatatttgtTGCTTCATTATTGTGTTTTGTTGTTGAATCTGAAATAGGGCAGTGATTTGTGTGTCTTATGCTGCTAATTTTCTTCTAACAAGAAGCTTGCTCCAGGTTAGTCATCATCCAATGATTGTTGCTTGTCACTGTGAGGGAAGGGGATGGAAGTTTTGGGCAGATTCTaatttgaaaggaaaattctGGGGGCGTTCTATCCAGTTAGATCCTGTGGGTGTCCTCACTCTACAGTTTGAGGATGGTGAAACATTTCAGTGGAGCAAGGTCACCACTTCGATTTACAATATCATACTAGGTAAAATTTATTGTGACCACTACGGTACCATGCACATCAAGGGCAGTGGCAACTATTCTTGCAAACTGAAATTCAAGGAGCAGTCTATTATAGACAGAAATCCACATCAGGTAGGATTGTAAATGCAACTAGGACTGAGACTGCATGAATTATTTGTTGTTTACATTTGGATGATTTGATAGACAAGTAATACACTTTATTTTCCTgaaatatattatgttttcCCTTATTTTATCCGGACAAAACATCTTTCTTTATCCTTTTTTCTCCCCAACTTTATCATTCAACTAAATTCACTATCAAAATTCTGTTTGTACTTTCTAATTAAGTGGAAAATAAAGAATTCTGTCTAGCAGGATTTTCTTACCTGCTGCACTTTCATTTCAGTTAGCACATTTACCATGGCTAGATATcctaatacttttattttatcatagCATGAATGTATTGTTTAAATTACGTTTT
Encoded proteins:
- the LOC114396360 gene encoding oxysterol-binding protein-related protein 1D-like, whose protein sequence is MNPLCCIAPVSIDRDRANPVVAKSPSQCQLGLDASIRTVNYASKSSFSTQDSSVGADSVKATAAADLEEEEEPRDSRAFAGGNGGGVAGSVAGILYKWVNYGKGWRSRWFVLEDGVLSYYKIHGPDKILMSPARDRSVRVIGEESSKFVKKANWNLNLNRASSGGGVGGGNNSNNGKQCKPFGEIHLKVSSVRSSKSDDKRLSIFTGTKTLHLRCVSREDRAMWIEALQSVKDLFPRALTSSDLATSEDIVVSTEKLRLRLSQEGISETIINDCESIMLSDVSYLQSKLKFLQQKHVMLLDTLKQLETEKIELETTVVDETKERESYCGQGNRRFSDFYSVMSEGSVTDSVADNESQDGADGETDDEDRTYFDTNEFLYSDALRSASYRSREGMGNASISDRDYICYDGVHGFEKEIKDVSYPYVKRRDNLPEPKEKEKPVGLWSIIKDNIGKDLSGVCLPVYFNEPLSSLQKCFEDLEYSYLVDRALEWGKQGNDLMRILNIAAFAVSSYASTEGRQCKPFNPLLGETYEADYPDKGLKFFSEKVSHHPMIVACHCEGRGWKFWADSNLKGKFWGRSIQLDPVGVLTLQFEDGETFQWSKVTTSIYNIILGKIYCDHYGTMHIKGSGNYSCKLKFKEQSIIDRNPHQVHGFVQDNRTGGKVAMLIGKWDEAMYYVLGDPTTKPKGYDPMTEAALLWERDNHVPKTRYNLSPFAISLNEILPGLLEKLPPTDSRLRPDQRHLENGEYELANAEKLRLEQLQRLARKMQERGWQPRWFKKDEDGCFRYIGGYWETREKNNWNGIPDIFGQSCDLPSCSEETVSY